One window of Cohnella hashimotonis genomic DNA carries:
- a CDS encoding valine--tRNA ligase, translating into MSDINQSKSLELPTTYDPTGAEQKWYEAWLEGGYFKAGLRPEAPKYTIVIPPPNVTGMLHIGHALDLTLQDILIRFKRMQGFDALWVPGTDHAGIATQTKVESTLREEGLSRYDLGREKFLERVWDWKEQYAGSIRKQWSKMGLSLDYSRERFTLDEGLSKAVREVFKRLYDKGLIYRGKRIINWDPAAKTALSDIEVEYKEVNGHLYHLQYPLSDGSGHLTVATTRPETMLGDTAVAVHPEDERYKHLIGKTLRLPIIGREIPVIGDEYVDKDFGSGAVKITPAHDPNDFEVGARHDLPQIIVMDESGRMNDQAGPYEGMDRAECRKAIVKDLQEQGVLIRIEDHVHQVGHSERSGAVVEPYLSTQWFVSMKPLAEAAIHAQRSGKGVNFVPDRFEKIYLHWIENVRDWCISRQLWWGHRIPAWYKEGTDEIYVGTEAPEGDGWIQDEDVLDTWFSSALWPFSTLGWPDNTEDLKRYYPTDVLVTGYDIIYFWVARMIFTALEFTGESPFKDVLIHGLVRDAEGRKMSKSLGNGVDPFEVIEKYGADAMRYMLSTGNTPGQDLRFRWEKVEQARNFANKIWNASRFALMNLEGFKAEDIDLTGSLSTADRWILHRFHETARDVTRLMETYEFGETGRLLYNFIWDDLCDWYIEFAKLTLYGEDAAAKASTQSVIAYVLDRTLRLLHPFMPYLSEEIWQHLPHEAGETITLAAWPTYDAAFDAPEAVAEMGLLMDAIRAVRNVRAEVGVTPGKKIELLARPTTEASAGILKRNEEYLRRFCNTSSLTLDASLAAPEKAMTAIVTGVELYLPIAGLIDIGQEIARLTKELASLNAEVERVEKKLANEGYIAKAPAHVVEQERAKGADYRDKRDKVLARIEELKN; encoded by the coding sequence ATGAGCGACATCAATCAAAGCAAATCCCTTGAGCTGCCGACGACGTACGACCCGACCGGCGCCGAACAAAAATGGTACGAGGCCTGGCTTGAAGGCGGATATTTCAAAGCCGGATTGAGACCGGAAGCGCCCAAATACACGATCGTCATCCCGCCGCCCAACGTGACGGGCATGCTGCATATCGGCCATGCGCTCGATCTGACGCTGCAGGACATCCTGATCCGCTTCAAGCGGATGCAGGGCTTCGACGCGCTTTGGGTGCCGGGAACGGACCATGCGGGCATCGCCACGCAGACGAAGGTCGAGAGCACGCTTCGCGAGGAAGGCCTGTCCCGCTACGATCTCGGACGCGAGAAGTTCCTCGAGCGCGTTTGGGACTGGAAGGAGCAATATGCCGGTTCGATCCGCAAGCAGTGGTCGAAGATGGGGCTCAGCCTGGATTATTCCCGCGAGCGCTTCACGCTCGACGAAGGCTTGTCCAAGGCGGTTCGAGAGGTGTTCAAGCGCCTCTACGACAAGGGGCTTATCTATCGGGGCAAGCGCATCATCAACTGGGATCCGGCCGCCAAGACCGCGCTATCCGACATTGAAGTCGAATACAAAGAAGTGAACGGACATTTGTATCATCTGCAGTATCCGCTGTCCGACGGCAGCGGGCATCTGACGGTCGCGACGACGCGTCCCGAGACGATGCTCGGCGATACGGCGGTAGCCGTGCACCCCGAGGACGAACGCTACAAGCACTTGATCGGCAAGACGCTCCGGCTGCCGATCATCGGCCGCGAGATTCCGGTCATCGGCGATGAGTACGTCGACAAGGACTTCGGCAGCGGCGCGGTCAAGATCACGCCGGCTCACGATCCCAACGACTTCGAGGTCGGCGCCCGTCACGATCTGCCGCAGATCATCGTGATGGATGAGAGCGGTCGGATGAACGACCAAGCGGGCCCTTACGAAGGTATGGATCGCGCCGAATGCCGCAAGGCGATCGTCAAGGACCTGCAGGAGCAAGGCGTCCTGATCCGGATCGAAGATCACGTTCACCAGGTCGGCCACAGCGAGCGCAGCGGCGCCGTCGTCGAGCCTTACCTTTCGACGCAGTGGTTCGTCTCCATGAAGCCGCTCGCCGAAGCCGCGATCCATGCGCAGCGCTCCGGCAAGGGAGTCAATTTCGTGCCGGACCGTTTCGAGAAAATTTATCTGCACTGGATCGAGAACGTACGCGACTGGTGTATCTCCCGCCAATTGTGGTGGGGACACCGCATTCCGGCCTGGTACAAGGAAGGCACGGACGAGATTTACGTTGGCACGGAGGCGCCTGAAGGCGATGGCTGGATACAGGACGAAGACGTGCTGGACACATGGTTCAGCTCTGCGCTATGGCCGTTCTCCACGCTCGGCTGGCCGGACAATACCGAGGATCTCAAGCGCTATTATCCGACAGACGTACTCGTTACGGGCTACGACATCATCTACTTCTGGGTTGCCCGGATGATTTTCACCGCACTGGAGTTTACGGGAGAATCGCCGTTCAAGGACGTGCTTATCCACGGTCTCGTGCGCGACGCCGAGGGCCGCAAAATGTCCAAATCGCTCGGCAACGGCGTAGACCCGTTCGAGGTCATCGAGAAGTACGGCGCCGATGCCATGCGCTACATGCTGTCCACGGGCAACACGCCGGGACAGGATCTTCGTTTCCGCTGGGAGAAGGTCGAGCAGGCGCGCAACTTCGCCAACAAGATCTGGAACGCTTCGCGCTTCGCTTTGATGAATCTTGAAGGCTTCAAGGCCGAGGATATCGATCTGACCGGCAGCCTGTCCACGGCCGACCGTTGGATTTTGCACCGGTTCCACGAGACGGCGCGCGACGTGACGCGGCTTATGGAAACGTACGAATTCGGCGAAACGGGACGGCTGCTGTACAACTTCATCTGGGACGATCTGTGCGATTGGTACATCGAGTTCGCCAAGCTCACGCTGTACGGAGAAGACGCTGCCGCGAAGGCGAGCACGCAATCGGTCATCGCCTACGTCCTGGATCGTACGCTTCGTTTGCTCCATCCGTTCATGCCTTATCTGTCGGAAGAGATCTGGCAGCATCTGCCCCATGAAGCTGGCGAGACGATCACGCTGGCTGCCTGGCCGACCTACGACGCCGCGTTTGACGCGCCGGAAGCGGTCGCCGAGATGGGGCTGCTCATGGACGCGATCCGCGCGGTTCGCAACGTCCGCGCAGAGGTCGGCGTAACGCCGGGCAAAAAGATCGAGCTGCTCGCGAGGCCGACGACTGAAGCGTCCGCAGGCATACTGAAGCGCAACGAAGAGTACTTGAGAAGGTTCTGCAATACGTCGAGCTTGACGCTGGACGCGAGCCTTGCTGCGCCGGAGAAGGCCATGACCGCCATCGTGACGGGCGTCGAGCTGTATCTGCCGATCGCCGGCCTGATCGATATCGGACAGGAGATCGCGCGGCTGACCAAGGAGCTTGCTTCGCTGAACGCCGAAGTCGAGCGCGTGGAGAAGAAGCTGGCGAACGAAGGGTATATCGCGAAGGCGCCGGCCCATGTCGTCGAGCAGGAGCGCGCGAAGGGCGCCGACTATCGCGACAAGCGCGACAAGGTGCTGGCCCGGATCGAAGAGCTTAAAAACTAA
- a CDS encoding bifunctional folylpolyglutamate synthase/dihydrofolate synthase produces the protein MTTSQDASSQNAHDLTSANDGGEASFRTAAEAVGWISGLAPVVGIKPGLERMELLLERLNYPHRRLRFIHVAGTNGKGSVCAMLASVLRQSGYDVGLFTSPYLTSFADRIDYNGEAMPEEAIVRLANRLKPLSDELADSKWGPLTAFELTTAMAILYYATVTFPDYVVWETGLGGRLDVTNVVTPVVSIITNVGHDHMDLLGDTIADIAREKAGIVKSGVPVVSTVLQPEAAAIVKETAASRQATLYQLGEQFSYESRGAQEENEAQAFDFRDLFRGLDDVRIGLAGMHQQTNAAAAIMAIDVLRTYYALIVDEADLREGLGRAAWPGRLELISREPRILLDGAHNPEGMAALAEALRQGYPRDKLNVLLAMMPNKNHEGALRHILPMVSTLVVTEPDHHRKMGAEALADVARRAGRDAVGAASVIVEPDWRKALEKIQSLAAADPEENTLTLVTGTLYLIADVRSWLLERKTSDKGW, from the coding sequence ATGACAACTTCGCAAGACGCGTCATCTCAGAACGCTCATGACCTGACATCCGCCAATGACGGCGGGGAAGCTTCCTTCCGTACCGCCGCCGAGGCCGTCGGCTGGATCTCCGGTCTCGCGCCGGTCGTCGGCATCAAGCCGGGTCTCGAGCGAATGGAGCTGCTGCTGGAAAGGCTGAACTATCCGCACCGCCGGCTCAGATTCATCCATGTGGCGGGCACGAACGGCAAGGGATCCGTATGCGCCATGCTGGCCTCTGTCCTGCGGCAGAGCGGCTACGATGTCGGTTTGTTCACGTCGCCCTACCTTACGTCGTTCGCGGATCGTATCGATTACAACGGCGAGGCGATGCCCGAAGAGGCTATCGTTCGCCTTGCGAACCGGTTGAAGCCGCTCTCCGACGAGCTGGCGGATTCCAAATGGGGCCCGCTGACGGCGTTCGAGCTGACGACGGCCATGGCGATTCTCTACTATGCGACGGTGACTTTTCCGGATTATGTCGTATGGGAAACGGGACTGGGCGGACGCCTTGACGTGACTAACGTCGTCACGCCGGTCGTCAGCATCATTACGAATGTCGGGCACGATCATATGGATCTTCTTGGCGATACCATCGCGGACATTGCCCGGGAAAAGGCGGGTATCGTCAAATCCGGCGTCCCCGTCGTATCCACCGTACTTCAGCCGGAGGCGGCTGCGATCGTCAAGGAAACCGCAGCATCGCGCCAAGCGACGCTCTATCAGCTGGGCGAGCAGTTTTCCTATGAAAGCCGAGGCGCGCAGGAAGAAAACGAGGCGCAAGCCTTCGATTTTCGGGATTTGTTCCGGGGACTCGACGATGTCCGGATCGGCTTGGCAGGCATGCATCAACAGACCAATGCCGCCGCCGCGATCATGGCGATCGACGTGCTGCGGACGTACTATGCGCTGATCGTCGACGAGGCGGACCTGAGAGAGGGGCTAGGCCGGGCCGCATGGCCGGGCAGGCTTGAACTTATCAGCCGCGAACCGCGCATTCTGCTTGACGGCGCGCATAATCCCGAAGGCATGGCCGCGCTCGCGGAGGCGCTTCGGCAGGGGTATCCCCGCGACAAGCTTAATGTGCTGCTCGCCATGATGCCCAACAAGAATCATGAAGGCGCCTTAAGGCATATACTACCAATGGTGAGTACGCTTGTCGTTACGGAACCGGACCATCATCGCAAGATGGGGGCTGAAGCGCTGGCGGATGTCGCCCGGCGTGCGGGGCGGGATGCGGTCGGCGCGGCATCCGTCATCGTCGAACCGGATTGGCGCAAAGCGCTCGAAAAAATACAAAGCCTCGCGGCCGCCGATCCCGAGGAAAATACGTTGACACTCGTGACGGGCACGCTCTATTTGATCGCGGATGTCCGTTCATGGCTGCTCGAACGCAAGACTTCTGACAAAGGCTGGTGA
- the murC gene encoding UDP-N-acetylmuramate--L-alanine ligase, translating into MATAEHVHFIGIGGYGMSAIARVMLEMGYHVTGSDVARQELTDKLASKGAEIYIGHEPGNVRGANLVVYSTALARDNVERVEAESLNIPTLHRAQMLARLLNSRTGIAVAGAHGKTTTSSMIALVMELSGLDPTYIIGGEIVNVGTNAKAGKGDHVVAEADESDGSFLQYEPAVAVVTNIEADHLENYDGDFGKLKAAYVQFLKQVRPDGCAVVCADDDNVRELLPQVAGTNVITYGIDQEADYKAVSIELGDRQASFTVVKGGETLGLVRLSVPGLHNVYNALATIVVCLHAGAPFDRIASSIVEFRGAKRRFQVLGDVNDVLVIDDYAHHPTEIQATILAAKATGKRILAVFQPQRYTRTYFLLDAFSRAFAEADEVYITDIYSPAGEKRIEGVTSSRLVQLIAENSNANVSYVPTREQVRDLLAERVKPGDLVLTMGAGDIWKSADELARILRDRAGKQ; encoded by the coding sequence TTGGCAACGGCTGAACACGTACATTTTATCGGTATCGGCGGCTATGGGATGAGCGCAATCGCCAGAGTTATGCTGGAGATGGGCTATCATGTGACCGGGTCTGACGTGGCCCGGCAAGAATTGACGGACAAACTGGCCAGCAAAGGGGCCGAGATCTACATCGGACACGAGCCAGGCAACGTCCGAGGCGCCAATCTTGTCGTCTACTCGACGGCACTGGCCCGGGACAACGTAGAGCGCGTGGAGGCAGAGAGCCTTAACATTCCGACGCTGCACCGCGCGCAGATGCTGGCCCGACTGCTTAACAGCCGTACCGGCATCGCGGTGGCAGGCGCGCACGGCAAGACGACGACCTCCTCGATGATCGCGCTCGTCATGGAGCTGTCCGGCCTGGATCCCACTTATATCATCGGGGGGGAGATCGTGAACGTCGGCACGAATGCGAAGGCCGGCAAAGGCGATCACGTCGTGGCCGAGGCGGACGAGAGCGACGGTTCGTTTCTCCAGTACGAGCCTGCGGTAGCCGTCGTCACGAACATCGAGGCGGATCATCTCGAGAACTACGACGGGGATTTTGGCAAGCTCAAGGCGGCTTACGTACAATTCCTTAAGCAGGTCCGTCCGGACGGCTGCGCCGTCGTATGCGCGGACGACGACAACGTCAGGGAGCTGCTCCCCCAGGTCGCGGGAACCAACGTGATCACCTACGGCATCGACCAGGAGGCGGATTATAAAGCGGTCTCCATCGAGTTGGGCGATCGCCAAGCTTCCTTTACTGTCGTTAAGGGCGGGGAGACGCTCGGTCTCGTTCGCCTGTCCGTGCCCGGATTGCATAACGTTTACAATGCGCTCGCCACGATCGTCGTTTGCCTGCACGCAGGCGCGCCGTTCGATCGGATCGCGTCGTCGATCGTTGAGTTCAGGGGCGCGAAGCGCCGGTTTCAGGTGCTCGGGGACGTGAACGACGTGCTCGTTATCGACGATTATGCGCACCATCCGACCGAGATCCAGGCGACGATCCTGGCGGCCAAGGCGACGGGCAAACGTATTTTGGCGGTATTCCAGCCTCAGCGGTACACGCGTACCTACTTCTTGCTGGATGCGTTCAGCCGGGCATTCGCCGAGGCGGACGAGGTGTATATTACCGATATTTACTCGCCGGCCGGCGAGAAGCGCATCGAGGGCGTCACGTCGTCGCGTCTCGTCCAGTTGATCGCCGAGAACAGCAACGCCAACGTCTCTTACGTCCCGACGCGGGAGCAGGTCCGCGACCTGCTCGCCGAGCGCGTGAAGCCCGGCGATCTCGTGCTGACGATGGGAGCCGGCGATATCTGGAAGTCGGCCGACGAGCTGGCCCGCATCCTGCGGGATCGGGCCGGGAAGCAATAG
- a CDS encoding SPOR domain-containing protein produces MRIFASIAAAILTGAIFGYIVLALFTGEPILPTGSAADPASAGLQPGASGVAASGSKADLAATGKTPTDKSEGAGAAGAAHPDKTTGAAGDAQVPASVSYLLQYGVFQSEASMNEAVQALTSQGIAAATDTTDGYRVYAGIASGKNEAEKLAAVLTDEELYAKALDNRALSLPQTPAAVSWAAFLEESDALGRLLAGTSAELLEKGGNAPPSEQSSADLQAAWKRWKATTADMTVWSGSRSDPAGALAAHLEAASGQWTAYVKEPSAARMRAVQASTMKAALIARQLREELGEDGD; encoded by the coding sequence ATGCGCATTTTCGCCTCGATCGCTGCGGCGATCTTGACGGGTGCGATATTCGGTTATATCGTGCTTGCGCTGTTCACGGGCGAGCCGATCTTGCCAACCGGAAGCGCCGCGGATCCGGCGTCCGCCGGTTTGCAGCCTGGCGCTTCGGGGGTGGCGGCAAGCGGCAGCAAGGCCGATCTTGCGGCGACAGGGAAGACGCCGACCGATAAATCTGAGGGCGCGGGCGCCGCAGGAGCAGCACACCCGGACAAGACCACGGGAGCTGCAGGCGATGCACAGGTACCGGCCTCGGTCAGCTACCTGCTGCAATACGGCGTTTTCCAGAGCGAGGCCAGCATGAACGAAGCCGTCCAGGCGTTGACGAGCCAGGGCATCGCGGCGGCTACGGATACGACGGACGGGTACCGCGTATATGCGGGAATCGCATCCGGCAAAAACGAGGCGGAGAAGCTGGCTGCGGTTTTGACGGACGAGGAACTGTACGCGAAGGCGCTGGATAACAGGGCGCTCTCGCTGCCGCAGACGCCCGCGGCGGTATCGTGGGCGGCATTTCTCGAGGAGAGCGATGCGCTCGGCCGCTTGCTGGCCGGGACTTCGGCAGAGCTGCTCGAAAAGGGAGGCAATGCGCCGCCGAGCGAGCAGTCCTCCGCCGATCTGCAAGCTGCCTGGAAACGCTGGAAGGCGACCACGGCAGATATGACCGTATGGTCCGGCAGCCGCAGCGACCCTGCGGGCGCCTTGGCCGCTCACCTCGAGGCGGCGTCCGGTCAATGGACCGCATACGTCAAGGAGCCGTCCGCAGCCCGCATGCGCGCCGTACAGGCTTCGACCATGAAAGCGGCATTGATCGCCCGCCAACTGCGCGAGGAGCTGGGCGAGGATGGCGACTAA
- a CDS encoding DUF4321 domain-containing protein yields MKKNGWILILFVFLGMLAGALVADWLKRVPGLDFLTRTVKVHWSPSADLLVLVYNINISLNVSLLSMVGIAAAIWIYRKM; encoded by the coding sequence GTGAAGAAAAACGGCTGGATTTTAATTTTATTCGTATTCCTCGGCATGCTGGCCGGCGCGCTTGTCGCGGACTGGCTGAAGCGCGTCCCGGGGCTCGACTTCCTCACGCGGACGGTGAAGGTACATTGGTCGCCTTCCGCCGATCTGCTGGTTCTCGTTTACAACATCAACATCTCGCTGAACGTGAGCCTGCTCAGTATGGTCGGCATCGCGGCGGCAATCTGGATTTACCGTAAGATGTAA
- a CDS encoding Maf family protein: MSHIAAPDSRVTLVLASTSPRRQQLIGLLGLPVEIIPSHADEDTPADWSPARIVEELAHRKASAVRERAAQTQGAIVVGSDTIVVLDGDVLGKPKDRADAVSMLTRLAGRGHEVFTGLCCIEAASGRTVVSHSVTRVFMRPLAENQIVRYVESGEPMDKAGAYGIQEIGAMLVDRIEGDFFTVVGLPVSMLAAQLGEFGLQLP, translated from the coding sequence ATGTCCCATATTGCAGCGCCGGATTCGCGCGTTACGCTCGTTCTCGCTTCCACCTCGCCTCGCAGGCAGCAATTGATCGGCTTGCTCGGTCTGCCTGTCGAGATTATTCCTAGTCATGCCGACGAGGATACGCCCGCGGACTGGAGTCCCGCCCGCATCGTCGAAGAACTCGCACACCGCAAAGCTTCCGCCGTACGGGAGCGCGCTGCGCAGACGCAGGGCGCGATCGTCGTAGGCAGCGATACGATCGTCGTGCTGGACGGGGACGTACTGGGCAAACCGAAGGACCGAGCGGACGCCGTGTCGATGCTGACGCGCCTCGCAGGCCGCGGCCACGAGGTATTCACAGGCCTATGCTGCATCGAAGCGGCGTCCGGACGTACCGTCGTGTCGCACAGCGTCACGCGCGTGTTCATGCGGCCGCTTGCCGAGAATCAGATCGTCCGTTACGTCGAATCGGGCGAGCCGATGGATAAAGCCGGCGCGTACGGCATTCAGGAAATCGGCGCGATGCTCGTCGACCGCATCGAAGGCGACTTTTTTACCGTCGTCGGCTTGCCTGTTTCCATGCTCGCGGCGCAGCTCGGCGAGTTCGGGCTTCAGCTTCCCTGA
- the radC gene encoding RadC family protein, whose translation MEQRAYMLREMPENERPRERMQSRGAAALSHAELLAILLRTGTKNESAIHLAQRILNECGGLRRLAERAWDELIHIKGIGPAKALELQASIELGRRMARARLPEMPRIQRPQDASELLMEEMRHLREERFVCLFLDTKNQVIGMDTLSVGSLSAAIVHPREVFRAAIRRSSASIICAHNHPSGDPTPSAEDIALTRRLAEAGQLVGIELLDHLVIGDNRFVSLKELGSM comes from the coding sequence ATGGAACAACGCGCTTACATGCTAAGGGAAATGCCGGAAAACGAAAGGCCCCGCGAACGCATGCAGAGTCGGGGGGCAGCGGCGCTCAGTCATGCCGAGCTGCTCGCCATTCTGCTGCGCACGGGCACGAAGAACGAGTCCGCGATTCATCTCGCGCAGCGCATTCTGAACGAGTGCGGCGGGCTTCGCAGACTGGCCGAGCGCGCATGGGACGAGCTTATTCATATCAAAGGCATCGGCCCGGCCAAGGCGCTGGAGCTGCAGGCTTCGATCGAGCTCGGCAGGCGCATGGCCCGCGCGCGGCTGCCCGAGATGCCGCGAATCCAGCGTCCCCAGGACGCTTCAGAGCTGCTCATGGAGGAAATGCGGCATTTGCGCGAAGAGCGCTTCGTCTGTCTGTTTCTCGATACGAAAAATCAGGTCATCGGGATGGACACGCTGTCCGTCGGCTCCTTGAGCGCTGCGATCGTGCATCCGCGCGAAGTTTTTCGTGCTGCCATCCGCCGCAGCAGCGCCTCCATTATCTGCGCGCACAACCATCCTAGCGGAGATCCGACGCCAAGCGCAGAAGATATAGCGCTTACCCGGAGGCTTGCCGAAGCCGGCCAGCTGGTCGGGATCGAATTGCTCGACCATTTGGTAATCGGTGACAATCGCTTTGTAAGTTTGAAGGAGCTAGGCTCCATGTAA
- a CDS encoding rod shape-determining protein yields MFGGFTRDLGIDLGTANTLVYVKGKGIVVREPSVVALRTDTKKIEAVGEAAKKMIGRTPGNIRAIRPMKDGVIADFDTTATMIKYFLNRAQKQRSFPSRHPNVMICVPSGITAVEKRAVEDAAKQAGAREAVTIEEPFAAAIGADLPVWEPTGSMVVDIGGGTTEVAVISLGGIVTSRSIRVAGDEMDESIMQYIKRLYNLMIGERTSEQLKMEIGSAMPLDKMESIEIRGRDLVTGLPKTLAITSDEITEALADTVNAIVDAVKVTLEKCPPELSADIMDRGIVLTGGGGLLRNLDRLLARETGMPVIVAENPLDCVAIGTGRALENIHLFKSKGSSRGR; encoded by the coding sequence ATGTTCGGAGGATTTACACGAGACCTGGGTATTGACCTGGGCACAGCTAACACACTTGTATACGTCAAAGGCAAAGGCATCGTCGTCAGGGAGCCCTCCGTGGTCGCCCTTCGTACCGATACAAAGAAGATCGAAGCCGTTGGCGAAGCAGCCAAGAAAATGATCGGACGGACCCCGGGCAACATCCGCGCCATTCGTCCGATGAAGGACGGCGTTATCGCCGACTTCGACACGACCGCTACCATGATCAAGTACTTTTTGAATCGCGCGCAGAAGCAGCGCTCCTTCCCTTCGCGTCATCCCAACGTGATGATCTGCGTGCCTTCCGGCATCACCGCCGTAGAGAAGCGCGCTGTCGAAGACGCCGCCAAGCAAGCAGGCGCACGTGAAGCCGTCACGATCGAGGAGCCGTTCGCGGCCGCCATCGGCGCCGATCTGCCCGTCTGGGAGCCGACCGGCAGCATGGTCGTCGACATCGGCGGCGGCACGACCGAAGTCGCGGTCATCTCGCTCGGCGGCATCGTCACGAGCCGTTCGATCCGGGTAGCCGGCGACGAGATGGACGAGTCTATCATGCAGTACATCAAGCGTCTCTACAATTTGATGATCGGCGAGCGCACGAGCGAGCAGCTCAAGATGGAGATCGGCTCGGCGATGCCGCTGGACAAGATGGAGTCGATCGAGATTCGCGGCCGCGACCTGGTCACCGGATTGCCGAAGACGCTCGCCATTACGTCCGACGAGATCACCGAAGCACTCGCCGACACGGTCAACGCGATCGTGGACGCCGTCAAGGTTACGCTGGAGAAGTGCCCGCCCGAGCTGTCGGCGGACATCATGGACCGCGGCATCGTGCTGACGGGCGGAGGCGGCCTGCTTCGCAACCTGGACAGGCTCCTCGCCAGAGAGACCGGCATGCCGGTCATCGTCGCCGAGAACCCGCTGGATTGCGTCGCGATCGGTACGGGCAGGGCGCTCGAAAATATCCATCTGTTCAAGTCCAAGGGCTCCTCGCGCGGCCGCTAA
- the mreC gene encoding rod shape-determining protein MreC, with the protein MIGLILFIAVMGFTLRRSGLTWPERFVNDAFGTAQSVLYRPVGAVAGFFRDLGRLSDVYKENEELRRTVAKYIQDQIRYNDIASVNERYKQELEFKQRQEQLFSYKYVISQVIASGSNPYDKTIKIDQGSHDGVKPNMAVVTVDGLVGLVSKVSEFTSTVMPITELDSTAPDTIQISATVSGKEQQVFGIVDYDKENGVMRMSKIDENANVAEGDTVVTSGQGGVLPKGLIIGKVLTNQVGDFGLTHTATIQPAAKFDHLYEVFVVMTPDPDQP; encoded by the coding sequence ATGATCGGCTTGATCCTTTTTATCGCCGTCATGGGGTTCACCTTGCGCCGCAGCGGCCTGACGTGGCCCGAACGATTCGTTAACGATGCGTTCGGGACCGCGCAAAGCGTGCTGTATCGGCCGGTCGGAGCGGTCGCGGGCTTTTTCCGCGACCTCGGCCGGCTTTCCGACGTCTACAAGGAGAATGAGGAGCTGCGCCGTACGGTGGCGAAGTACATTCAGGATCAGATCCGGTACAATGACATCGCAAGCGTTAACGAGCGATACAAGCAGGAACTTGAGTTCAAACAGAGGCAAGAGCAATTATTCAGCTACAAGTATGTCATTTCGCAGGTCATCGCGAGTGGATCCAATCCGTACGACAAGACGATCAAGATCGATCAGGGCTCCCATGACGGCGTGAAGCCGAACATGGCGGTTGTCACTGTGGACGGTCTCGTCGGTCTCGTCAGCAAGGTGTCGGAGTTCACGTCGACGGTCATGCCGATCACCGAACTGGATTCCACGGCGCCGGATACGATCCAGATCTCCGCGACCGTATCGGGCAAGGAGCAGCAGGTATTCGGCATCGTCGATTACGACAAGGAAAACGGCGTCATGCGCATGAGCAAAATCGATGAAAACGCGAACGTGGCCGAGGGCGACACGGTCGTCACGTCGGGTCAAGGCGGCGTCCTGCCAAAAGGCCTTATTATCGGCAAAGTGCTGACCAATCAGGTCGGCGATTTTGGCCTCACGCATACGGCGACGATCCAGCCGGCTGCCAAGTTCGACCATCTATACGAAGTATTCGTCGTGATGACGCCGGATCCGGATCAGCCATGA
- the mreD gene encoding rod shape-determining protein MreD, giving the protein MTKIRLNRAIVVTLIFLLIQTSVLPWLVPSAWSGRLLLHLPFVMTVFVALLGGRHRAFLFGLGFGLLEDMLFYGHMIGAYAFGMALIGYLIGLAFERKLSTLAFVLLLTGMGSGLLDMLVYFVYKLFSLTHLSASFVFFWQVLPTLLLHMLVALALYLPSRRFLVRQVVSQTEAAEGN; this is encoded by the coding sequence ATGACAAAGATTCGTTTGAACCGGGCCATCGTGGTTACGCTCATTTTTCTGCTGATACAGACGTCGGTCCTGCCCTGGCTCGTTCCGTCCGCCTGGAGCGGCCGGCTGCTGCTGCATCTGCCGTTCGTCATGACGGTTTTCGTCGCACTGCTGGGCGGTCGTCATCGCGCTTTTTTGTTCGGCCTCGGGTTCGGTTTGCTCGAGGATATGCTGTTTTACGGCCATATGATCGGCGCATACGCCTTCGGCATGGCGCTGATCGGTTATCTGATCGGGCTTGCTTTCGAGCGCAAGCTGAGCACCTTGGCCTTCGTCCTCCTTTTGACCGGTATGGGCAGCGGTTTGTTGGACATGCTCGTCTATTTCGTTTACAAGCTGTTCTCCTTGACGCACCTTAGCGCAAGCTTTGTCTTCTTCTGGCAGGTGCTGCCGACGCTGCTGCTGCACATGCTGGTTGCTTTGGCGCTGTACCTGCCGTCGCGACGCTTCCTGGTTCGGCAAGTCGTATCGCAAACGGAGGCAGCCGAAGGCAATTGA